The Petrocella atlantisensis genome has a window encoding:
- the flhA gene encoding flagellar biosynthesis protein FlhA produces the protein MKAGDIIIGMFLIMAIIIMILPIPSIFLDLFITLNIALALIILFNALFAREALEMSSFPSILLFVTVYRLALNVSSTRLILTTGEAGNVIETFGGFVGGSDLVVGIVIFIILVIINFMVITKGSERVAEVAARFTLDAMPGKQMAIDADLNSGLIDELQARERRQKIQDEASFYGSMDGASKFVKGDAIAGLIITMINITGGILIGIFNKGMEVSEALSVYTILTIGDGLVSQIPALLISLATGILVTKVSKEADVSDTLLKELGSMPKVLYLAGSVLIFLGIVTPLNPFIVSGFGLGIVLVGRRMQTEMQVQAIEEEISSEDVEAEAVRKPENVVSLLQVDPIELEFGYGIIPLADVSQGGDLLDRVVMIRRQIALELGTIVPIIRLRDNIQLNPNQYIIKIKGTQIAEGEILFDHYMAMNPGYVEEEIDGIETIEPAFKLPALWITEGQRERAETLGYTVVDPPSIIATHLTEIVKEHLHELLTRQDVKILINNVSENHPTLVEELVPKLLSVGEIQKVLMNMLKEGISIRDLVTVFEILADNASVSRDPDLLTEYVRQALKRSISAKFFDGETNQVITLDPTIEQLIMDHVKQSEQGTYLTLDPESMEKVLKATGSEAEKLVASGRVPIILTSPIVRIYYKRMIEERYPDIIVISYSELDPTIELQSVGMVTI, from the coding sequence ATGAAAGCTGGGGATATCATTATTGGTATGTTTCTTATCATGGCCATAATCATCATGATATTACCTATACCTTCTATCTTCTTGGATTTATTCATCACCTTAAATATTGCATTAGCGCTCATTATATTGTTCAATGCACTTTTTGCGAGAGAAGCACTTGAAATGTCTTCTTTCCCATCCATATTACTTTTTGTAACCGTCTATCGTTTGGCTCTAAACGTTTCCTCTACCAGATTAATATTGACAACAGGTGAAGCCGGTAACGTCATTGAGACCTTTGGAGGTTTTGTAGGTGGTAGTGACCTGGTCGTCGGTATCGTCATCTTTATTATCTTGGTCATCATCAACTTTATGGTTATTACAAAAGGATCAGAGAGAGTTGCAGAAGTAGCAGCAAGGTTTACACTAGATGCTATGCCCGGTAAACAGATGGCCATTGATGCGGATTTGAACTCCGGACTTATAGATGAACTTCAAGCCAGAGAAAGACGACAAAAAATCCAAGATGAAGCCAGTTTCTACGGTTCCATGGATGGTGCAAGTAAGTTCGTAAAAGGAGATGCCATAGCCGGATTGATCATAACCATGATCAACATTACTGGCGGTATATTAATTGGTATTTTTAACAAGGGTATGGAAGTCAGTGAAGCCCTTAGTGTTTACACCATACTTACAATTGGTGACGGTCTGGTCAGTCAGATTCCTGCACTGTTGATTTCTCTTGCAACCGGTATTTTGGTAACCAAAGTATCAAAAGAAGCCGATGTTAGTGATACATTGTTAAAAGAGTTAGGTTCAATGCCAAAAGTACTCTACTTAGCAGGAAGTGTGTTGATTTTTCTTGGCATCGTTACCCCACTTAATCCATTTATCGTCAGTGGATTCGGACTTGGTATCGTTTTAGTAGGTAGAAGGATGCAAACTGAAATGCAAGTTCAAGCAATTGAAGAAGAAATCTCGTCAGAAGATGTTGAAGCAGAGGCGGTTAGGAAGCCGGAAAATGTCGTATCCTTATTGCAAGTGGATCCGATTGAATTGGAATTTGGTTATGGTATCATTCCACTTGCAGATGTCAGCCAAGGCGGTGATCTACTGGATAGGGTGGTCATGATTCGTAGGCAGATTGCTTTAGAATTAGGAACAATAGTTCCTATTATAAGACTTAGGGATAACATTCAACTGAATCCAAATCAATACATCATCAAAATCAAAGGCACGCAGATAGCAGAAGGTGAGATTCTTTTTGACCATTATATGGCCATGAACCCCGGATATGTAGAAGAGGAGATTGATGGTATAGAGACGATTGAACCGGCCTTCAAACTCCCAGCATTATGGATAACGGAAGGACAGAGAGAAAGAGCCGAGACCCTTGGTTATACCGTTGTAGATCCACCTTCAATCATCGCAACCCATTTGACAGAGATTGTAAAAGAGCATCTACATGAACTTCTAACACGACAAGATGTCAAAATATTAATCAATAACGTAAGTGAAAATCATCCGACACTGGTAGAAGAATTAGTACCAAAACTACTGTCCGTTGGTGAGATTCAAAAAGTGCTTATGAACATGTTAAAAGAAGGTATCTCCATTCGAGACTTGGTAACTGTCTTTGAGATTCTAGCAGATAACGCAAGTGTATCTAGGGACCCGGACTTATTGACTGAATATGTAAGACAAGCACTAAAACGTTCAATAAGTGCAAAATTCTTTGATGGTGAAACCAATCAAGTCATCACCTTAGATCCGACGATAGAACAGTTGATTATGGACCATGTCAAACAATCCGAGCAAGGGACCTATCTTACTTTAGATCCGGAATCCATGGAAAAGGTATTAAAGGCAACAGGATCAGAAGCTGAGAAATTAGTTGCATCTGGACGCGTGCCAATTATCTTGACGTCACCTATCGTTAGAATATATTATAAAAGAATGATTGAGGAACGTTATCCGGATATTATTGTCATATCCTATAGTGAACTTGATCCAACTATCGAATTACAATCAGTGGGGATGGTGACCATATAA
- the flhB gene encoding flagellar biosynthesis protein FlhB, whose protein sequence is MMNDKNRCTRLPMNLQLFAEGGGGGEKTEQATPRKKEKAREEGQVAKSNEITTTFMLVIMFASIKILGPNIIERTIKLTEELTNLFGTREITPDFAKSLMQHVLIEGAFMIVPLCMISFLVAFLANLFQVGWKPNMKPMQPKLSNISPISGLKRMFSLKTVIELIKSIIKIVIILTIVYFSLREYENLIYLFYELPVLETYALIMDIALDIGIHIGMFFMIVAVIDFIYQKFSLAKKLKMSKQEIKDEYKLSEGNPEIKSKIKQRMREASMRRMMQDLPKADVVITNPTHFAVAIKYDEDTFGAPYVLAKGADIMAGRIKAKASELNIQIVENKPLARTLYYTVEIGDEVPPELYQTVAEVLAFVYNLKNSQKEGARV, encoded by the coding sequence ATGATGAACGATAAAAACAGATGCACACGTCTTCCGATGAATCTTCAGCTTTTTGCTGAGGGTGGCGGTGGTGGCGAAAAAACAGAACAAGCAACGCCAAGAAAAAAGGAAAAAGCGAGAGAAGAAGGTCAAGTTGCTAAGAGCAATGAGATTACGACCACTTTTATGTTGGTCATTATGTTTGCATCTATTAAAATTTTAGGGCCGAACATCATTGAACGCACAATCAAACTTACGGAAGAACTTACTAATCTCTTTGGGACAAGGGAAATAACACCTGATTTTGCAAAAAGTTTGATGCAACATGTTTTGATTGAGGGTGCATTTATGATTGTCCCTTTGTGCATGATTTCATTTCTTGTAGCTTTTCTTGCCAATTTATTTCAAGTAGGCTGGAAACCCAATATGAAACCAATGCAACCCAAACTCAGCAATATCAGCCCAATCAGTGGTTTGAAACGGATGTTTTCATTAAAAACAGTGATAGAACTGATAAAGTCAATTATAAAAATAGTCATCATTTTGACGATTGTGTATTTTTCTCTTAGGGAATATGAGAATCTGATCTATTTATTTTATGAATTACCGGTGCTTGAGACTTATGCACTGATTATGGATATAGCCCTTGACATTGGGATTCATATCGGTATGTTTTTTATGATTGTAGCCGTTATTGATTTTATATACCAAAAGTTTAGTTTGGCTAAGAAGTTGAAAATGTCAAAACAAGAGATCAAAGATGAGTATAAACTATCAGAAGGTAATCCGGAGATCAAATCCAAAATCAAACAAAGGATGAGAGAAGCTTCCATGCGCCGTATGATGCAGGATTTGCCGAAAGCAGATGTTGTTATCACCAATCCAACTCATTTTGCGGTTGCCATTAAGTATGATGAAGATACATTCGGTGCGCCTTATGTGCTTGCAAAAGGTGCTGATATTATGGCTGGGAGAATCAAAGCAAAAGCAAGTGAACTTAACATTCAGATTGTTGAGAACAAGCCTTTGGCCAGAACATTATATTATACAGTAGAGATTGGGGACGAGGTCCCACCGGAACTTTATCAGACTGTTGCCGAAGTTTTGGCATTTGTATATAACTTGAAGAATAGTCAGAAAGAAGGTGCTAGAGTATGA
- the fliR gene encoding flagellar biosynthetic protein FliR: MQLLLSDPYMFLDALLLVFVRALGLLLIVPVFGNRSVPYMAKIAVTFFLSVILMATIPFELTVSSRDVVNFAVIVIKEFFVGWLIGFGAYIVFSIVTLSGQFIDAQIGFSMVNVFDPTSQIQLTITGNLYYYLLIMVTLVTDAHHMFLRALINSYYLIPLGKMSLSNQLYSSIVEYLETYFVLALQIAAPVFFVMIITNVVLGVLARAVPQLNMFVIGFPIKILLGVITIYLTLALFSIISDVIISDTEKLMQDIIEGMMPR, from the coding sequence ATGCAGCTATTATTATCTGATCCTTATATGTTTCTGGATGCTTTATTGTTGGTATTTGTTCGTGCCTTAGGGTTGTTGCTGATTGTACCGGTGTTTGGTAATCGAAGTGTCCCTTATATGGCCAAAATTGCCGTCACTTTTTTCCTAAGTGTTATTCTTATGGCCACGATTCCATTTGAGCTGACTGTATCTAGTAGGGACGTGGTCAATTTTGCGGTCATTGTGATCAAAGAATTTTTTGTGGGATGGCTCATTGGTTTTGGCGCTTATATTGTGTTTTCAATTGTCACCTTGTCCGGTCAGTTCATTGATGCACAGATTGGCTTCTCCATGGTGAATGTATTTGACCCTACAAGTCAGATTCAATTAACCATTACCGGTAATCTATATTACTACCTATTAATTATGGTTACCTTAGTTACCGATGCTCATCATATGTTTCTAAGAGCACTGATTAACAGTTATTATTTGATTCCCTTAGGAAAGATGTCTCTATCCAATCAACTTTATTCAAGTATTGTTGAATATTTAGAAACATACTTTGTATTAGCACTCCAAATAGCAGCCCCCGTATTCTTTGTTATGATTATTACCAATGTCGTGCTTGGTGTCCTAGCAAGAGCTGTACCTCAATTGAATATGTTTGTTATCGGGTTTCCCATTAAGATATTATTAGGAGTCATTACAATCTATTTGACATTAGCTCTATTCTCAATCATTAGTGACGTAATCATCAGCGATACAGAAAAGTTGATGCAAGATATTATAGAAGGTATGATGCCAAGATGA
- the fliQ gene encoding flagellar biosynthesis protein FliQ, with amino-acid sequence MSEDLVIDLMQQAVMTVIIVSGPLLMLALVVGLLISVFQTITSIQEQTLAFVPKIFAVFLGVYFFGPWMMGRMVELFVQVVDNFGQYIIR; translated from the coding sequence ATGAGTGAAGATTTGGTCATTGATTTGATGCAACAAGCCGTTATGACGGTGATCATCGTGTCTGGACCATTACTAATGTTGGCTCTGGTAGTAGGATTGCTCATCAGTGTCTTTCAAACCATAACATCTATTCAGGAGCAAACTTTGGCATTTGTACCCAAAATATTTGCCGTTTTCTTGGGGGTTTATTTTTTTGGACCTTGGATGATGGGGAGAATGGTTGAACTTTTTGTTCAGGTTGTTGATAATTTCGGTCAATATATTATAAGATAG
- the fliP gene encoding flagellar type III secretion system pore protein FliP (The bacterial flagellar biogenesis protein FliP forms a type III secretion system (T3SS)-type pore required for flagellar assembly.): MKANNKKRALTIMMVLAMFLLFFGNTTMRSHATETNNAPIPFSFDLSVGAAEDGQDVVSSIQILVILTLISLAPSILIMMTSFTRIIVVLHFVRSALSTQQTPPNQLLVGLALFLTLFIMSPVISQINVDAMQPYAAGEISQEVAIERGLAPIREFMLGEVNPKDLALFMDIAKVEAVETYEEIPTEVIIPAFIISELRAAFIIGFLIYIPFIVIDMVVASVLMSMGMMMLPPVMISMPFKLLLFLMADGWGLIIGRLVETFYD, translated from the coding sequence ATGAAAGCAAACAATAAAAAGCGTGCCTTAACCATAATGATGGTGCTGGCTATGTTCCTTTTGTTTTTTGGTAACACCACAATGAGGTCTCATGCTACAGAAACAAACAATGCACCAATTCCCTTTTCTTTTGATTTGAGTGTTGGCGCTGCAGAAGATGGACAAGATGTAGTGAGTAGTATTCAAATTCTCGTAATTTTGACACTCATATCTCTTGCGCCATCTATTCTTATAATGATGACTTCTTTTACTAGAATCATCGTTGTATTGCATTTTGTAAGAAGTGCCTTATCAACACAACAGACACCACCGAATCAACTTTTGGTTGGTTTGGCTTTATTTTTGACCTTGTTTATCATGAGCCCGGTTATTAGTCAGATTAATGTGGATGCTATGCAGCCTTATGCTGCCGGAGAAATATCACAAGAAGTTGCTATTGAACGGGGTCTTGCGCCTATAAGAGAATTTATGTTGGGGGAGGTAAATCCGAAGGATTTAGCTCTTTTTATGGATATTGCAAAGGTAGAAGCAGTGGAAACATATGAAGAAATACCAACAGAAGTCATTATCCCTGCCTTTATTATCAGTGAGCTTAGAGCGGCCTTTATCATCGGCTTTTTGATATACATTCCTTTTATTGTCATTGACATGGTCGTAGCATCAGTATTGATGTCTATGGGTATGATGATGTTACCACCGGTTATGATATCAATGCCCTTTAAGTTACTGCTTTTTTTAATGGCGGACGGATGGGGACTCATCATTGGCAGATTAGTAGAGACGTTTTATGATTAA
- the fliO gene encoding flagellar biosynthetic protein FliO: MDLKDYLQFITVIILFFVILWAAYFATKFLGNLQMNKSNGSNLKIIEVIPVGPQKTLQLIRIGSEYMVIGVSKDHITFIQSVEESKLTFSEDHKVPFSAYMKKFASKHHDSNNKIGEDIDESKQ, from the coding sequence ATGGATCTAAAGGATTATTTACAGTTTATTACGGTCATCATACTTTTTTTTGTGATTCTATGGGCAGCCTATTTTGCTACAAAATTCCTCGGTAATCTTCAAATGAATAAAAGCAATGGTAGTAATTTGAAGATTATTGAAGTGATTCCTGTAGGGCCCCAAAAAACATTGCAGTTGATACGTATTGGTAGTGAATACATGGTCATTGGTGTCTCAAAAGACCATATCACCTTTATTCAGTCAGTGGAGGAATCAAAGCTGACATTTTCAGAAGATCATAAGGTCCCCTTCAGTGCATATATGAAAAAATTCGCTTCTAAACATCATGATAGCAATAATAAAATAGGGGAAGATATAGATGAAAGCAAACAATAA
- a CDS encoding response regulator: MAGKNILIVDDAAFMRMMIKDILSKNGYNVVGEAENGLKAVEKFTELNPDLVIMDITMPEMDGIEAVKAIRGIKGDANIIMCSAMGQQAMVIESIQAGAKDFIVKPFQAERVIEAVSKVTG, encoded by the coding sequence ATGGCTGGAAAAAATATATTAATAGTGGACGATGCAGCATTTATGAGAATGATGATTAAAGACATTCTGTCCAAGAATGGTTATAACGTAGTAGGTGAAGCTGAGAATGGTTTAAAGGCAGTTGAGAAATTTACAGAGTTGAATCCGGACCTAGTGATTATGGATATTACCATGCCGGAGATGGATGGTATTGAAGCAGTAAAAGCCATAAGAGGTATTAAAGGTGACGCTAATATCATCATGTGTTCAGCGATGGGTCAGCAAGCTATGGTTATAGAATCCATTCAGGCAGGCGCAAAAGATTTCATTGTTAAGCCTTTTCAAGCCGAACGTGTTATTGAGGCGGTTTCAAAAGTTACGGGCTAA
- the fliY gene encoding flagellar motor switch phosphatase FliY codes for MGEMLSQEEINALLRGLDDDEDITKTETSSNVLSDVDKDAIGEVSNISMGTAATTLFSLVNQKVVITTPTVSLVHWDDIVKEYSSPCVAIQIVYKEGLEGTNLLILKEEDVKVITDLMMGGDGSSPDGELSDLHLSAISEAMNQMIGSAATSMSSMFNKRIDIAPPISNQLDLTESFDQTEVAEFLGGEFIRVSFRLQIGDLVDSEMMQLYPIEFAQKITDNFSNTKEKEEQKQEKPVANQGQQNQQNQQTSTPQPQPQMQYQQPDMNQQMNQGMNQGMNQGMMPPGYNQNGMSPSHQRNVEVQQAQFQSFDMGSFVQQKENIDLIMDVPLEVTVELGRTHKSIHDILEFAPGTIIELNKLAGEPIDVLVNGKIVAKGEVVVIDENFSIRITDIIKQAGQIL; via the coding sequence ATGGGAGAAATGTTATCTCAAGAGGAAATAAATGCTCTACTTAGAGGTTTAGATGATGATGAAGATATAACGAAGACAGAGACGTCCAGTAACGTACTTAGTGATGTAGATAAAGATGCCATTGGTGAGGTTTCAAACATCAGCATGGGTACAGCGGCAACCACTTTGTTTAGTTTGGTCAATCAAAAGGTGGTTATAACAACACCAACCGTATCGCTTGTACACTGGGATGATATCGTAAAAGAGTATTCAAGTCCCTGCGTTGCCATACAAATCGTTTATAAAGAAGGTCTAGAGGGGACCAATCTGCTCATTCTAAAAGAAGAGGATGTTAAAGTTATTACAGACTTAATGATGGGTGGAGATGGAAGTAGTCCGGATGGAGAATTATCTGACCTGCATCTAAGTGCAATCAGTGAAGCCATGAATCAAATGATTGGATCTGCGGCAACATCGATGTCCTCCATGTTTAACAAAAGAATTGATATAGCACCTCCCATATCGAATCAACTAGACCTAACAGAATCCTTTGACCAAACAGAGGTAGCCGAGTTTCTAGGCGGAGAATTTATTCGTGTTTCCTTTAGATTGCAGATTGGTGATTTGGTTGATAGTGAAATGATGCAACTCTACCCTATTGAATTTGCCCAAAAGATTACTGATAATTTTTCAAACACTAAAGAGAAAGAAGAACAAAAACAAGAAAAACCTGTGGCAAATCAGGGACAACAAAATCAACAAAATCAACAAACAAGTACGCCACAACCGCAACCACAGATGCAGTATCAACAACCTGACATGAACCAACAAATGAATCAAGGCATGAATCAAGGCATGAATCAAGGTATGATGCCGCCAGGATATAATCAAAATGGTATGAGTCCTTCCCATCAAAGAAATGTTGAAGTCCAACAGGCACAATTCCAAAGCTTTGATATGGGCTCTTTTGTTCAACAAAAAGAGAACATTGATTTGATTATGGATGTACCTCTTGAGGTAACGGTAGAACTGGGTAGAACCCATAAGTCGATTCATGACATATTAGAATTTGCTCCGGGTACGATTATTGAACTTAATAAGCTGGCAGGAGAACCTATTGATGTATTGGTTAATGGTAAGATTGTAGCTAAAGGAGAAGTTGTCGTTATCGATGAGAACTTCAGCATACGTATAACAGATATCATCAAGCAAGCCGGACAAATTTTATGA
- the fliM gene encoding flagellar motor switch protein FliM yields MGEVLSQNEIDDLLNALNTGELDVEEYKHNASAKHVKEYDFARPSKFAKEHLRTLEIIFEHYARLVSTALPAYMRTSCQVEVINSEAVSFSEFSNALSNPILLGIMDLYPLKGNVLMDFSVKIGFSIIDRLLGGKGETLDKERDFSEIELAIIEKIMAICVDLLVEPWENVVSLEPRLEKIETNSQFAQVISPTEIIALLTLNLRIGNVEGLINICIPYTCIEPIIDKLNTKFWFSSMTESNEEVYRDIIEKRIAQAQIPVKAILGKSIITVNDFINLQVGDIIKLDKKITEDIEVKVGDLEKFTAKAGLFEKKNAVQIVSIIRKEE; encoded by the coding sequence ATGGGTGAGGTATTATCTCAAAATGAAATAGATGATCTGTTGAATGCGTTAAATACGGGTGAACTAGATGTAGAGGAATACAAGCATAACGCATCCGCCAAACATGTCAAAGAGTACGATTTTGCAAGACCTTCCAAATTTGCCAAAGAGCATCTTAGAACACTAGAGATTATCTTTGAGCATTACGCAAGACTCGTCTCGACAGCATTACCTGCCTACATGCGAACTTCCTGTCAAGTAGAAGTTATTAATTCAGAAGCTGTATCATTTTCGGAATTTTCAAACGCTTTATCCAACCCTATACTGCTTGGTATCATGGATTTATATCCGTTAAAAGGCAATGTATTGATGGACTTTTCCGTAAAGATCGGATTTTCCATTATTGATCGACTATTGGGAGGAAAAGGAGAAACCTTAGATAAAGAAAGAGACTTTTCGGAAATCGAGCTTGCCATCATTGAAAAAATCATGGCGATTTGTGTGGATCTTTTAGTTGAACCCTGGGAGAATGTGGTCAGTTTAGAACCTAGACTGGAGAAAATTGAAACCAATTCACAATTTGCCCAAGTTATTTCTCCAACAGAAATCATCGCCCTTTTAACGTTGAACCTTAGAATCGGTAATGTTGAAGGATTAATCAATATTTGTATACCTTATACTTGTATTGAACCTATTATAGACAAGCTCAATACAAAGTTCTGGTTCTCATCTATGACAGAATCCAATGAAGAGGTTTATAGAGATATCATTGAAAAAAGGATTGCCCAAGCCCAAATCCCCGTTAAAGCGATTTTAGGCAAAAGCATTATAACCGTCAATGATTTTATTAATCTTCAGGTTGGCGATATTATTAAGTTAGATAAGAAAATTACCGAAGATATAGAAGTAAAGGTTGGAGACTTAGAAAAATTCACAGCCAAAGCAGGATTGTTTGAAAAGAAAAATGCGGTCCAAATCGTTTCGATTATACGGAAGGAGGAATAA
- a CDS encoding flagellar basal body-associated FliL family protein: MAKKKQPELDEDGVEKVAKKPQDKSKIVMMIGVVLIIVSLIFSMISLITIMGISKALRGEEEAAELEENGPPQISVNDIEPFIFSEKFIFIYNDTGNTDKVHNVVVEIGVGILATEKDAAKVLETMTTRETILRDGIETLMKSKSYEDFASAESTDALKNEILLYLQSRLESESIVDVYFNNLLTSSK; the protein is encoded by the coding sequence ATGGCTAAGAAAAAACAACCGGAACTAGACGAGGATGGCGTTGAAAAAGTAGCAAAAAAACCTCAGGATAAGAGTAAGATTGTTATGATGATAGGTGTCGTGCTGATTATTGTATCTTTGATTTTTTCAATGATTTCATTAATCACCATTATGGGTATCAGCAAGGCACTTAGAGGTGAAGAAGAGGCTGCAGAGCTAGAAGAAAACGGTCCGCCACAAATATCGGTGAATGATATTGAACCCTTTATTTTTTCGGAAAAGTTTATTTTCATTTATAATGATACTGGGAATACCGATAAAGTTCATAATGTGGTTGTTGAAATTGGTGTTGGCATCTTAGCGACAGAAAAAGATGCGGCCAAAGTCTTAGAGACTATGACAACACGCGAGACCATATTAAGAGACGGCATTGAAACGCTCATGAAATCCAAATCCTATGAGGATTTTGCCAGCGCTGAATCGACAGATGCATTAAAAAACGAGATTCTGTTATATTTACAAAGCCGACTGGAATCAGAGTCTATCGTGGATGTTTACTTCAACAATTTATTAACATCATCAAAATAA
- a CDS encoding OmpA/MotB family protein, which yields MKKRQEEAKKGAPAWMATYGDMVTLLLCFFVLLFSMSSVDIRKFKEAIASFNDQIDIMPGGEALVDADLITNGVNQLSDIQIIVENSLSQGSEGTTESDEELSDEQKKAVALDEAREVYERVNAYLTDQGIREEVDVSYALNFVKITIPGEALFDSGQAIIKPEALSVISILGEMIKGQSYEAYNIQIEGHTDNVPIRTAFFPSNWELSASRAIAVGKYLIDNMGFSEEKIACTGYGEYRPIVSNDSNANRAKNRRVEMKIVLQSEEVQVEEYNTINAE from the coding sequence ATGAAAAAAAGACAAGAAGAAGCAAAAAAAGGAGCGCCCGCTTGGATGGCAACATATGGCGATATGGTAACGCTCTTACTTTGCTTTTTTGTATTATTGTTCTCGATGTCTAGTGTAGATATAAGGAAATTCAAAGAGGCCATAGCATCCTTTAATGATCAGATTGATATTATGCCTGGTGGTGAAGCCCTTGTTGATGCAGATCTGATTACCAATGGTGTAAATCAACTGAGTGACATTCAGATCATTGTTGAGAATAGTCTTTCCCAAGGTTCAGAGGGTACAACGGAGTCAGATGAAGAACTTTCAGACGAGCAGAAAAAAGCAGTTGCCCTAGATGAAGCAAGGGAAGTATATGAACGGGTGAATGCATATCTGACAGATCAAGGCATACGGGAAGAAGTGGATGTGAGCTATGCACTTAATTTCGTTAAGATTACGATACCGGGTGAAGCCCTATTTGATAGTGGTCAAGCAATTATCAAACCGGAAGCCTTAAGCGTTATATCAATTCTGGGTGAAATGATTAAAGGTCAAAGTTATGAGGCCTATAATATTCAAATAGAAGGCCATACAGATAATGTACCGATTCGTACGGCTTTTTTTCCTAGCAACTGGGAACTTTCAGCTAGCCGTGCCATAGCGGTTGGAAAATATCTCATTGACAATATGGGCTTTAGTGAAGAAAAAATCGCATGCACCGGCTATGGTGAGTATCGGCCGATTGTGAGCAATGACAGTAATGCAAATCGCGCTAAGAACAGAAGGGTCGAAATGAAGATTGTTCTTCAAAGTGAAGAAGTACAGGTAGAAGAGTATAATACAATCAATGCAGAGTAG
- a CDS encoding motility protein A — protein sequence MDIATVIGLVAGFFFFAMSIILDKGLTGLLAFWNAPSVMITFGGAFASVLIIHPMDKFINALKSVTKAFKNTIVDEAGVIRNIIELSNVARKEGLLALEEAADNIDDDFLKKGIMLVVDGTDPELVRNILETELIFIGGRHKEVASFWEKVAEMGPAWGMIGTLIGLINMLGSLDDPSAIGPAMAVALLTTMYGSLLANLVATPFAEKLKIKSGQEMLLKEVMIEGLLSIQAGENPRVIEEKLKAFLAPVLRASLNPNEKEGE from the coding sequence ATGGATATTGCAACGGTTATAGGTTTGGTGGCAGGTTTTTTCTTTTTTGCTATGTCAATAATACTGGACAAAGGACTTACAGGTCTATTGGCATTTTGGAATGCACCTTCTGTTATGATTACCTTTGGTGGTGCTTTTGCCTCTGTTTTGATTATTCACCCCATGGACAAATTTATAAACGCATTAAAATCGGTGACAAAAGCATTTAAAAACACAATCGTGGATGAAGCCGGCGTTATTAGAAACATCATTGAATTGTCAAATGTCGCGCGTAAAGAAGGGCTACTGGCTCTTGAAGAAGCGGCTGATAATATCGATGATGATTTTTTGAAGAAAGGAATTATGCTGGTTGTTGACGGCACAGACCCGGAACTTGTCAGGAATATCCTTGAAACAGAGTTGATTTTTATAGGTGGCCGGCATAAAGAAGTGGCCTCATTTTGGGAAAAGGTAGCAGAAATGGGACCTGCTTGGGGTATGATTGGTACCCTCATCGGTCTAATCAACATGCTTGGAAGTTTGGACGATCCCTCAGCAATCGGTCCTGCCATGGCGGTAGCCTTGCTAACCACCATGTATGGTTCCCTTCTTGCCAACTTAGTAGCAACCCCTTTTGCAGAAAAACTTAAGATTAAAAGTGGGCAAGAAATGTTATTAAAAGAGGTTATGATTGAAGGGTTATTATCTATACAAGCTGGAGAAAATCCAAGAGTTATTGAAGAAAAGTTAAAAGCTTTCTTAGCACCGGTTCTTAGAGCTTCACTCAATCCTAACGAAAAAGAGGGTGAGTAA
- a CDS encoding flagellar FlbD family protein: MIFVTRLNGQSYLLNSRLIESAEEKPDTTLVLTNGKIIIISESLEELQEKIINYEAKILNYKTD; the protein is encoded by the coding sequence ATGATTTTTGTGACAAGATTGAACGGTCAAAGTTATTTGCTAAACAGCCGACTCATTGAATCGGCAGAGGAGAAACCGGATACAACTTTGGTTCTAACCAACGGCAAAATAATTATTATCAGTGAAAGTCTAGAAGAGCTTCAGGAAAAAATCATTAATTATGAAGCCAAAATACTCAATTATAAGACAGATTAG